The following are encoded together in the Thermosipho japonicus genome:
- the speE gene encoding polyamine aminopropyltransferase, whose protein sequence is MSEEKIIDGMQYGFVPNRHLWYFEYYTPGNCGIFMKMNKHLYSAQSKYQRIDIFETDFFGRVFSLDGITMTTEKDDFFYHEMLVHVPMFMHPNPKKVLVIGGGDGGSVREVLKHKSVEKVIMCEIDEMVVEAAKKYLPVTASKLDDPRVELVFEDGSQFVRNFKNEFDVIIIDSTDPTAGEGGHLFTEDFYKACFDALKENGTLSAESEDWLYDGAWLRLAYSRIKKVFPVTKLYLGFMPTYPSGMWGYTFASKGIDPIKDFDPEKVKNFGEELKYYNEEIHKAAFALPTFLKKELENL, encoded by the coding sequence CTTTGTACCTAACAGACATCTCTGGTACTTTGAATATTACACTCCAGGTAATTGTGGTATTTTCATGAAAATGAATAAACATCTTTATAGTGCACAAAGTAAATATCAAAGAATAGATATTTTCGAAACGGATTTCTTTGGTAGAGTTTTTTCATTAGATGGAATTACGATGACTACAGAAAAGGATGACTTTTTCTACCACGAAATGCTAGTTCATGTTCCAATGTTCATGCACCCAAATCCAAAAAAGGTATTAGTAATTGGTGGTGGTGACGGCGGAAGCGTAAGAGAAGTATTGAAACACAAAAGTGTAGAAAAAGTTATAATGTGTGAAATTGACGAAATGGTTGTCGAAGCAGCAAAAAAATATCTCCCTGTCACAGCTTCAAAATTGGATGACCCAAGGGTAGAACTTGTCTTTGAAGATGGATCTCAATTTGTAAGGAATTTTAAAAATGAATTTGATGTAATTATAATTGATTCAACTGATCCTACAGCAGGTGAAGGGGGACACTTATTTACTGAAGATTTCTATAAAGCATGTTTTGATGCTCTCAAGGAAAATGGTACACTTTCTGCCGAATCAGAAGATTGGTTGTACGATGGTGCCTGGTTAAGACTTGCATATTCTAGAATAAAGAAAGTATTCCCTGTTACAAAACTATACCTTGGATTTATGCCAACTTATCCAAGTGGTATGTGGGGTTACACATTTGCATCAAAAGGAATCGATCCTATTAAAGACTTTGATCCTGAAAAAGTTAAGAACTTTGGTGAAGAATTAAAATACTACAACGAAGAAATTCACAAAGCTGCATTTGCCTTACCAACTTTCTTAAAAAAGGAATTAGAAAATTTATAA